The following are encoded together in the Diabrotica undecimpunctata isolate CICGRU chromosome 7, icDiaUnde3, whole genome shotgun sequence genome:
- the LOC140446489 gene encoding uncharacterized protein yields MRKEKNTVDSKGKHFQPNWKSKLNKTLVAVETTSSCFYCKEKHFIYNCSSFLKLNTYGRYKQAQKLGLCLNCLQKTNHVSKNCQSRSCRKCGRKHNTLLHYATGGADRDVTGVGYQEDIDQLSAIQVCEEGATASVNNGNQSVAGTSNGMSFSVNSVWLEDGAGVPGEVLLSTALVQIIDGNGKACTWRAQLDSGSQPNLISEEVVKRLNLPRKSVDLTLAGVGSKVAQVKYRCNGTVESIGVGFRKTVSFLIVPQITEVIPSQNIPTTRLNIPKHLRLADPGFHKPGKIDLLLGVDIFYELLCVGQIRLGPNLPLLQKTKLGWLVNGKMSFIGNTSNITNCNLSVLDISQQLEKFWQIEEVADGQEVLSKEDIESTTDTGVSFNDLQYNGPKVQEDLVSILLRFRQHYVVVGGDVAKMYRMIWVVPEQRSLQKIFWRASPDADLKECLKELGVQCAENRPEASQTILKDFYVDDLLTGAESAEEAISLCKEVDQVLQCGGMELRKWITNSKEVQLALAKSEDGSGSVQIGEKDKNKTLGLMWAFKEDTLMFAIDFSAKDNRHTKKFQGFLIP; encoded by the exons atgagaaaagaaaagaacACAGTTGATAGTAAAGGGAAACATTTTCAACCAAATTGgaaaagtaaattaaataaaacattagTGGCAGTAGAAACAACTTCTTCTTGTTTCTATtgtaaagaaaaacattttatttataactGTTCTAGTTTTTTGAAATTAAACACTTACGGTAGATATAAACAAGCACAAAAATTGGGTTTATGTTTAAATTGTTTGCAAAAAACTAATCATGTTAGTAAAAATTGTCAATCTAGAAGCTGCAGGAAATGCGGGCGGAAACATAACACACTGCTGCATTACGCTACTGGAGGGGCAGATAGGGATGTCACTGGAGTAGGTTATCAGGAAGATATTGATCAGCTTTCTGCGATACAGGTCTGCGAAGAAGGTGCCACTGCCTCTGTTAATAATGGCAATCAGTCAGTAGCTGGAACATCAAATGGTATGTCATTTAGTGTCAATTCTGTCTGGTTGGAAGATGGAGCTGGGGTTCCTGGAGAGGTATTGTTATCAACTGCATTAGTTCAAATAATTGATGGAAATGGAAAAGCTTGCACATGGAGAGCACAGTTAGATTCTGGGTCCCAACCCAATCTAATAAGTGAAGAAGTAGTAAAGCGGTTAAACTTGCCTAGGAAGTCAGTAGATCTTACTTTAGCAGGAGTTGGAAGCAAGGTCGCACAAGTCAAATATAGATGCAATGGTACAGTTGAATCAATTGGGGTAGGCTTTAGGAAAACTGTATCCTTTTTAATAGTTCCACAAATTACTGAAGTAATCCCTAGTCAGAATATACCTACAACAAGGTTGAATATTCCGAAACACCTTCGATTGGCAGATCCAGGATTTCATAAACCTGGAAAGATTGATCTTCTCTTAGGAGTGGATATATTTTATGAATTATTGTGTGTTGGACAAATTCGGTTGGGTCCAAATCTTCCATTGCTTCAGAAGACAAAGTTGGGCTGGTTGGTCAATGGAAAAATGAGTTTTATTGGAAACACATCTAATATTACAAATTGTAATCTTAGTGTATTAGACATCAGTCAGCAGTTGGAAAAGTTTTGGCAAATAGAAGAGGTAGCAGATGGACAAGAGGTGCTTTCAAAGGAAGATATAGAAT CCACTACTGATACAGGTGTATCTTTCAATGATTTGCAATATAATGGACCAAAAGTACAAGAAGATTTGGTTTCTATATTGTTAAGATTCAGACAGCATTATGTGGTAGTTGGTGGAGATGTCGCTAAGATGTACAGGATGATTTGGGTTGTTCCTGAGCAACGGTccttacaaaaaatattttggagAGCATCACCTGATGCAGACTTAAAGGA ATGTTTGAAGGAGTTAGGAGTTCAGTGTGCAGAGAATAGACCTGAAGCTTCTCAAacaattttaaaagatttttacgTAGATGACCTACTTACTGGTGCTGAATCAGCAGAGGAAGCAATAAGCTTGTGCAAGGAAGTAGATCAAGTTTTACAATGTGGAGGTATGGAGTTGAGAAAATGGATAACAAACAGTAAAGAGGTGCAGCTTGCATTGGCAAAATCAGAAGATGGTTCTGGTTCTGTTCAGATTGGAGAAAAGGATAAAAACAAGACACTGGGGTTGATGTGGGCATTTAAAGAAGACACATTGATGTTTGCAATAGATTTTTCAGCTAAAGACAATAGGCATACCAAGAAGTTTCAAGGATTTTTGATCCCTTAG
- the LOC140446488 gene encoding uncharacterized protein, with protein MWQQKLQWDESLPYHLETEWRKLRAEFLNLNSLRIKRHVLCKNAITVDIHGFADASKLAYGACVYLRSIDHEGLVTLNLLCSKVRVAPLKAQTISRLELCAVLVLVKLVAVVQASLTVKINNIFYWTDSTVVLGWLKTDVCKLQVFVANRVSQIKAIAKCGEFRHVRSEHNPADLLSRDVLPSKIIGLQYWWIGPEWLKLEESEWPNLGHEAQLELPDLRYAVVSHIATEENPKLFHFEKFSCLNILRRAVAYSFRYVKKIRSRHFDVTSSLSPLELEHAMDALVLISQKEIFGADMMTRENGKAWKNSLLNLNPFLDKAGCLRVGGRLNLANLPYSQKHPRLLSAKHRFTILLFEMEHNRLLHCGPQQLLSTIRENFWVEAVLNSRPLVPLSSSPDDLEVLTPSHFLIGRKLTTAPDPSLQEIPVNHLSRWQHVQMLHQHFWSRWSSEYLAGLQQRQKWLKNSNNLQTGQLVIIKEDNLPPSQWRLGRVKELFCGPDGNVRVVMVKTQLGEYKRSISKLCPLPGQS; from the exons ATGTGGCAGCAAAAACTTCAATGGGATGAGTCATTGCCTTACCATTTGGAAACAGAATGGAGAAAATTAAGGGCCGAGTTCTTAAATTTAAATAGTCTACGAATTAAAAGACATGTGCTTTGCAAGAATGCTATAACAGTGGACATTCATGGATTTGCAGACGCTTCAAAGTTGGCATATGGAGCTTGTGTTTACCTTAGAAGTATAGACCATGAGGGATTGGTAACACTAAATTTGTTGTGTTCTAAAGTGAGAGTAGCTCCATTGAAGGCACAAACAATTTCGAGACTTGAACTCTGTGCTGTATTGGTGTTGGTTAAATTAGTTGCAGTAGTTCAAGCATCTCTTacagtaaaaattaataatattttttattggacAGATTCTACAGTGGTATTGGGATGGCTTAAAACTGATGTTTGTAAATTACAAGTTTTTGTCGCAAATAGAGTTAGTCAAATTAAGGCCATTGCTAAATGTGGTGAATTTAGACATGTGAGATCAGAGCACAATCCAGCAGATCTTCTATCTAGGGATGTCTTACCGTCGAAAATTATTGGTTTACAATATTGGTGGATTGGGCCTGAATGGTTGAAATTGGAAGAGTCAGAGTGGCCAAATTTGGGTCATGAAGCACAATTGGAATTACCAGACTTGAGGTATGCAGTAGTTTCGCACATAGCTACTGAAGAAAACCCAAAGCTATTTCATTTTGAAAAATTCAGTTGCTTAAATATTTTAAGGAGAGCTGTGGCATATAGTTTTAGATATGTTAAAAAGATCAGATCAAGACATTTTGATGTAACCAGTTCACTATCTCCTTTGGAATTGGAGCACGCTATGGATGCGTTGGTATTGATATCACAAAAAGAAATTTTTGGAGCGGATATGATGACACGGGAAAATGGAAAAGCCTGGAAGAACAGTCTTCTTAATTTGAATCCTTTCTTAGATAAAGCAGGATGTCTCAGGGTGGGGGGTAGATTAAACTTGGCAAACCTACCTTATTCACAAAAACATCCTCGATTATTAAGTGCTAAACACAGGTTTACCATATTGTTATTTGAAATGGAACACAATAGGTTGCTGCATTGTGGCCCGCAGCAATTGTTAAGTACTATCAGAGAGAATTTTTGG GTTGAAGCGGTTCTAAACTCCCGTCCTTTGGTCCCTCTTTCCTCTAGTCCTGACGACCTTGAGGTATTAACACCTTCCCATTTCCTTATTGGACGCAAACTCACTACAGCTCCTGATCCAAGTCTTCAAGAGATACCAGTTAATCATCTGTCTCGTTGGCAACATGTACAGATGTTACATCAACATTTTTGGAGTAGATGGTCGAGTGAGTACCTTGCTGGATTGCAACAAAGGCAAAAATGGTTGAAGAATTCCAATAATCTTCAAACTGGACAGTTGGTTATCATCAAGGAGGACAATCTGCCTCCATCCCAGTGGCGACTAGGAAGAGTGAAGGAACTGTTCTGTGGTCCAGACGGAAATGTGCGAGTGGTCATGGTCAAAACTCAACTGGGAGAATACAAACGTTCTATTTCAAAACTTTGTCCCCTCCCAGGACAATCATAG